One window from the genome of Castellaniella sp. MT123 encodes:
- the erpA gene encoding iron-sulfur cluster insertion protein ErpA: MIAIEQVDLEVPPSPLIFTDAAVAKVRELLSEEGNAALKLRVFVQGGGCSGFQYGFTFDEDVADDDTTIERDGVQLLVDAMSFQYLVGSEIDYKDDLEGSQFVIRNPNANTTCGCGSSFAP, translated from the coding sequence ATGATCGCCATTGAACAAGTGGATCTCGAAGTCCCGCCCAGCCCCCTGATCTTTACCGATGCGGCCGTTGCCAAGGTCCGTGAACTGCTCTCCGAGGAAGGCAATGCCGCGCTCAAACTCCGCGTGTTCGTTCAGGGGGGCGGCTGTTCCGGCTTCCAGTACGGTTTCACGTTCGACGAGGACGTGGCCGATGACGACACCACGATCGAGCGCGATGGCGTGCAACTGCTGGTCGACGCAATGAGCTTCCAGTATCTGGTGGGTTCCGAAATCGACTACAAGGACGACCTGGAAGGTTCCCAATTCGTGATCCGCAATCCCAACGCCAACACCACGTGCGGCTGCGGTTCCTCGTTCGCACCCTGA
- a CDS encoding TRAP transporter substrate-binding protein: MQRRAFLKQAGFGAVAGTAAVAAPAIAQANPQINWKMTSTYGPSLPPLFSTAQLFCSMVKELTDGNFNIRLYPAGELVPGYGVMDAVGNRTVECGQTASYYYYGKDPSFCFDTAVPFGLNVRQMNAWMYQGDGMKLMRELFAPRGIVNFPLGNTGTQMGGWYRKEIKSVEDLKGLKMRTAGFAGEVLSRMGVIPQQVPPGDIYPSLEKGALDAVEFVGPVDDEKLGFQKVAKYYYYPGWWEGSAQVSLYVNDKAYAELPKTYQSVIDIASRAAGNKLVEDYDAHNPEALRRLIAGGAVLKSFPREVMDASFKASNDVYKEFSDKNAGFKKIFENYMAFRDNVVPWFRVAEGSYDNYLGAALARQKK, from the coding sequence ATGCAGCGTCGTGCATTTCTGAAACAAGCCGGGTTCGGGGCTGTCGCGGGTACCGCGGCCGTGGCTGCTCCGGCTATCGCGCAGGCCAATCCCCAGATCAACTGGAAGATGACATCGACCTACGGTCCGTCGTTGCCGCCGCTGTTTTCCACGGCGCAGCTGTTTTGCAGCATGGTCAAGGAACTGACCGACGGCAATTTCAACATCCGCCTGTACCCAGCCGGTGAACTGGTGCCGGGGTACGGCGTCATGGATGCGGTGGGCAACCGCACAGTGGAATGCGGCCAGACTGCTTCCTATTACTATTACGGCAAGGATCCGTCGTTCTGCTTCGACACGGCGGTGCCGTTCGGCCTGAACGTGCGCCAGATGAATGCCTGGATGTACCAGGGTGACGGCATGAAGCTGATGCGCGAACTGTTCGCGCCGCGCGGCATCGTCAACTTCCCCCTGGGCAATACCGGCACCCAGATGGGCGGCTGGTACAGAAAGGAAATCAAGTCCGTCGAGGACCTGAAGGGTTTGAAGATGCGCACGGCCGGTTTCGCGGGCGAAGTCCTGTCTCGCATGGGCGTGATCCCGCAGCAGGTGCCGCCAGGTGACATTTATCCGTCCCTGGAAAAGGGCGCGCTGGACGCGGTGGAATTCGTCGGCCCGGTGGACGATGAAAAGCTCGGCTTCCAGAAGGTCGCAAAATACTACTACTACCCGGGCTGGTGGGAAGGCTCCGCCCAGGTGTCGCTGTACGTCAACGACAAGGCCTATGCGGAACTGCCCAAGACCTACCAGTCGGTGATCGACATTGCGTCGCGCGCCGCGGGCAACAAACTGGTCGAGGACTACGACGCCCACAATCCAGAGGCCCTGCGCCGCCTGATTGCCGGCGGCGCCGTGCTCAAGAGCTTCCCGCGCGAGGTCATGGACGCGTCGTTCAAGGCGTCCAATGATGTCTATAAGGAATTTTCCGACAAGAACGCGGGCTTCAAGAAAATCTTCGAAAACTACATGGCGTTCCGCGACAACGTGGTGCCCTGGTTCCGGGTGGCCGAAGGCTCTTACGACAATTATCTGGGTGCCGCGCTGGCGCGTCAGAAGAAGTGA
- the rplM gene encoding 50S ribosomal protein L13: MKTFVAKPHEVKRDWFVIDAKGKVLGRVASEVARRLRGKHKPEFTPHVDTGDYIVVVNAAELVVTGAKAQDKRYYRHSTYPGGITETNFQKMQQRFPGRALQKAVKGMLPKGPLGYAMAKKLKVYAGAEHPHTAQQPQTLDI; this comes from the coding sequence ATGAAGACCTTTGTGGCAAAGCCGCATGAAGTCAAGCGTGACTGGTTTGTGATCGACGCCAAGGGCAAGGTCCTCGGCCGTGTGGCCAGCGAAGTCGCACGCCGTCTGCGTGGCAAGCACAAACCCGAATTCACGCCGCACGTCGATACGGGCGATTACATCGTCGTCGTCAACGCAGCCGAACTCGTTGTCACGGGCGCCAAGGCGCAGGACAAGCGCTACTACCGTCACTCGACCTACCCAGGCGGGATCACGGAAACCAACTTCCAGAAGATGCAGCAGCGCTTCCCCGGTCGTGCCCTGCAAAAGGCCGTCAAGGGCATGCTCCCGAAGGGTCCGCTGGGCTACGCCATGGCGAAAAAGCTGAAGGTCTATGCCGGTGCCGAGCACCCGCATACCGCGCAGCAGCCGCAAACTCTGGATATTTGA
- a CDS encoding GNAT family N-acetyltransferase, which produces MLRHRLAALFEPRSLLVLSSRELPVVQAPPTLLRGRIAAVPVGANGQWQLPARLDFLQDGQRLDMALLCIDPARLPAALGDLRAHHPRALVLLPHETPSANPLETRAYCQAWGQMNDCLVLGPGALGIQRPHLGLNLGLDAQGAPVGRVALVAQSRMVAAAVLDWAGDIQLGFSAVVSTGDTSGVTVADVLEYLSMDPRSDSIVLYLEEADSSRRFTSALMAAASVKPVIVLKAGRQGGDHQPAADAVFDALLRRTGAVRIRFFVQLFSALKVLVHAKHQRGRRIALFSNGHGAAHLALDAIGSGGPVSRAEPGTQTRRDLAALLEPGAAVGNPVISHAPLDSARLRQTLTLLAADGNVDGVLVLIAPDALSDMDGAAEALAQFSQSAVKPIISCFLGDASMRPQRHRLDSIGLPAFRTPEAAANAFGILATYHYNQTLAQQALPPEMLNRPPRLDEARTLLSDAIMSGRTVLDRPSCRWLLDCFHVPIQVEDPAGIPEPARRNIPMAIHVRQDAQFGPYIQFGPGGRTARLASPHREIELPPLNNYLARQLIQRGKFWSRVLERELSPAVFEQLRESLERISEVISELPGVRSVSIDPLWWDDSSLFAGDIQIGLDPDYDGERPENRAYRHMAIHPYPRRLVRSMVMDNGQEWLLRPIRPEDASLLQEFVRGLSDESRYMRFVSMLRELTPRMQARYTRIDYDREVALVATAQVPNPENRGLLRERIVGFAHYLRNADGQGAEYALVIADDWQRRGLGAELMRSLIRVARRQSLSYIEGIVLATNRAMLGLMSSLGFRNDPDEEDPGMRRVWMSLGTK; this is translated from the coding sequence ATGTTGCGTCATCGTCTGGCGGCTTTGTTCGAGCCGCGCTCCTTGCTGGTTCTCAGTTCCCGTGAACTGCCGGTGGTGCAGGCACCGCCGACCCTGTTGCGCGGGCGGATCGCCGCCGTGCCGGTGGGCGCCAACGGGCAGTGGCAACTGCCGGCGCGGCTGGACTTCCTTCAGGATGGGCAGCGGCTGGACATGGCCCTGCTGTGCATAGACCCGGCCCGGTTGCCGGCTGCGCTCGGCGATCTGCGTGCACATCATCCTCGTGCGCTGGTCCTGTTGCCGCACGAAACGCCTTCCGCCAATCCTCTGGAAACCCGCGCTTACTGCCAGGCCTGGGGGCAGATGAACGATTGCCTCGTCCTCGGGCCTGGCGCGCTGGGCATCCAGCGTCCCCACCTGGGGCTGAATCTGGGGCTCGATGCGCAGGGCGCGCCGGTCGGCAGGGTCGCGCTGGTCGCCCAGTCGCGCATGGTGGCCGCCGCCGTGTTGGACTGGGCAGGCGACATCCAGCTGGGGTTCTCCGCCGTCGTATCCACGGGCGACACCTCGGGTGTCACGGTGGCCGACGTTCTCGAATACCTGTCCATGGACCCGCGTTCGGACAGCATCGTGCTGTATCTGGAAGAAGCGGACTCTTCCCGGCGCTTTACCAGCGCCCTGATGGCCGCCGCCAGCGTCAAGCCCGTGATCGTGCTGAAGGCCGGCCGCCAGGGGGGGGACCATCAACCGGCTGCCGACGCGGTGTTCGATGCGCTGTTGCGGCGCACCGGCGCCGTGCGTATCCGGTTCTTCGTCCAGCTGTTTTCGGCGCTGAAGGTGCTGGTGCACGCCAAACATCAGCGTGGGCGGCGGATTGCACTGTTTTCCAACGGTCATGGAGCGGCCCACCTGGCGCTGGATGCCATCGGGTCAGGCGGTCCGGTGTCGCGCGCCGAGCCGGGTACCCAGACGCGACGCGATCTCGCCGCGTTGCTGGAACCCGGCGCCGCCGTCGGTAATCCCGTCATCAGCCACGCGCCGCTCGATTCGGCACGCCTGCGGCAAACCTTGACGCTGCTGGCGGCGGACGGCAATGTCGATGGGGTGCTGGTGCTGATCGCGCCAGATGCCTTGTCGGACATGGACGGGGCGGCTGAAGCCCTGGCACAGTTCTCCCAGTCGGCAGTCAAGCCCATCATTTCCTGTTTCCTGGGGGATGCGTCGATGCGTCCCCAACGGCATCGGCTGGATTCCATCGGCCTGCCGGCATTCCGGACCCCGGAGGCGGCCGCCAATGCCTTTGGCATCCTGGCGACCTATCACTACAACCAGACCTTGGCACAGCAGGCCCTGCCACCCGAAATGTTGAATCGGCCGCCACGCCTGGACGAGGCGCGCACCCTGCTCAGCGACGCCATCATGTCGGGGCGGACGGTACTGGATCGCCCCAGCTGCCGCTGGCTGCTGGACTGCTTCCACGTGCCGATCCAGGTCGAGGACCCGGCAGGCATCCCCGAACCGGCGCGGCGCAACATCCCCATGGCCATCCATGTGCGCCAGGATGCGCAGTTCGGCCCCTACATCCAGTTCGGTCCGGGTGGGCGCACGGCCCGGCTGGCGTCACCGCATCGTGAGATCGAACTTCCGCCGCTCAACAACTATCTGGCCCGTCAGCTGATCCAGCGCGGCAAATTCTGGTCGCGCGTGCTGGAACGCGAATTGAGCCCGGCGGTGTTCGAACAACTGCGCGAATCGCTGGAACGCATTTCGGAAGTCATCAGCGAACTGCCGGGTGTCCGCAGCGTGTCGATCGACCCCCTGTGGTGGGACGACAGCAGTCTGTTCGCGGGCGACATCCAGATCGGCCTGGACCCGGACTACGACGGCGAGCGGCCGGAAAACCGTGCCTATCGGCATATGGCGATCCACCCCTATCCCCGTCGCCTTGTACGTTCCATGGTGATGGACAACGGCCAGGAATGGCTGTTGCGCCCTATCCGCCCCGAGGACGCCTCGTTGCTGCAGGAATTTGTGCGCGGACTGTCCGACGAGTCACGCTACATGCGGTTCGTGTCGATGCTGCGCGAGCTCACGCCGCGCATGCAGGCGCGCTATACGCGCATCGACTACGACCGCGAGGTCGCCCTGGTCGCGACCGCGCAGGTCCCCAATCCGGAAAATCGGGGTCTGCTGCGCGAACGCATCGTCGGGTTCGCGCACTATCTGCGCAATGCAGATGGGCAGGGGGCGGAATACGCGCTGGTGATCGCCGACGACTGGCAACGGCGCGGCCTGGGCGCGGAACTCATGCGCAGCCTGATCCGTGTGGCACGGCGCCAGAGCCTGAGCTACATCGAGGGCATTGTGCTGGCAACCAACCGGGCGATGCTCGGCCTGATGTCGTCCCTGGGGTTTCGCAACGATCCCGACGAAGAAGACCCAGGCATGCGAAGGGTATGGATGAGCCTGGGCACGAAATAG
- a CDS encoding anhydro-N-acetylmuramic acid kinase yields the protein MRDAYFIGLMSGTSTDGVDGVLAAFAPPGNPPPAQDARNLSAPWLNDRTAATGRLSILAAASAPLPHSLRQELLALNAPGTNELARAALAANALADCYAEVVRSLLSQSGLKATEIRAIGAHGQTIRHAPEAGYTLQINAPARLAEHTGIAVVADFRSRDVAAGGQGAPLVPAFHAARFGCGAGRAVLNLGGIANLTILDDPVRGFDTGPANMLMDAWIQHHGGQAYDRDGAWAAQGRCHPGLLSILLAEPWLALNPPKSTGRDLFSLDWLQARLATLPSDDRPDPVDVQATLLRLSVDTIAQAVRQHSPDTREVLACGGGALNPVFMQALSLALPCRLTTTAEYGVPVQSVEALAFAWLAQAHVLGRPACLPAVTGARHATIAGCLYPA from the coding sequence ATGCGGGACGCTTACTTCATCGGCCTGATGTCGGGCACCAGCACAGACGGCGTGGACGGCGTGCTGGCGGCCTTCGCCCCCCCAGGCAACCCACCCCCGGCGCAAGACGCCCGCAACCTCTCCGCACCATGGTTGAACGACCGTACCGCCGCGACGGGCCGCCTGTCGATTCTTGCCGCCGCGAGCGCACCGTTGCCCCACTCTCTGCGCCAGGAGCTCCTGGCCCTGAATGCGCCGGGCACCAACGAACTGGCCCGCGCGGCACTGGCCGCCAACGCCCTGGCGGATTGCTATGCCGAGGTCGTGCGGTCCCTGCTGAGCCAGTCAGGCCTGAAGGCGACGGAGATCCGTGCCATCGGGGCTCACGGTCAGACCATCCGCCACGCACCCGAGGCAGGCTACACCCTGCAGATCAACGCACCGGCACGCCTGGCCGAACACACTGGCATCGCGGTGGTTGCGGACTTCCGCAGCCGTGACGTCGCCGCCGGTGGCCAGGGCGCGCCGCTGGTGCCGGCCTTCCACGCGGCGCGCTTTGGCTGCGGCGCGGGACGCGCCGTCCTGAACCTGGGCGGCATCGCGAATCTGACCATTCTGGACGACCCTGTGCGCGGATTCGATACCGGGCCCGCCAACATGTTGATGGACGCCTGGATCCAGCACCATGGCGGTCAGGCCTACGATCGGGACGGCGCCTGGGCCGCACAAGGCCGCTGCCATCCGGGGCTGCTATCGATACTGCTGGCCGAGCCCTGGCTCGCCCTGAATCCACCGAAATCGACGGGACGCGATCTGTTCAGCCTGGATTGGCTGCAGGCGCGCCTGGCAACGCTGCCGTCCGACGACCGGCCCGATCCCGTGGATGTTCAGGCAACGCTGCTGCGACTGTCCGTGGACACGATCGCACAGGCCGTGCGGCAGCACTCGCCAGACACCCGGGAAGTGCTGGCCTGCGGCGGCGGGGCGTTGAATCCGGTCTTCATGCAGGCGCTATCGCTCGCCCTGCCCTGCCGCCTGACGACCACAGCGGAATACGGCGTACCCGTGCAGTCCGTCGAGGCGCTGGCGTTTGCCTGGCTGGCCCAGGCTCATGTTCTGGGCCGTCCGGCCTGCCTGCCCGCCGTCACCGGCGCGCGACATGCGACGATCGCGGGGTGTCTTTACCCGGCCTGA
- a CDS encoding dienelactone hydrolase family protein translates to MLETIERTTGPNPTHSVIWLHGLGADGHDFEPVVPELAHPDLPDIRFVFPHAPVRPVTLNQGMSMRAWFDLYGLDRDAHEDIDGIRTTRHAVTDLIAREAERGIPQERIVLAGFSQGCAMALYTGLRLEHRLAGLIGLSGYLPLRNTLAAELHPANAATPIFMAHGTDDMVVPLAFAETSRDAMTRLGCAVEWHTYPMPHGLHPQELDDIRMFLVRVLG, encoded by the coding sequence ATGCTGGAAACGATTGAACGCACCACAGGCCCGAACCCCACCCACAGCGTGATCTGGCTGCATGGCTTGGGGGCGGACGGACACGATTTCGAGCCTGTCGTACCCGAACTGGCCCACCCCGATCTGCCGGACATCCGCTTCGTCTTTCCGCATGCGCCGGTGCGCCCGGTCACCCTCAACCAGGGCATGTCCATGCGCGCATGGTTCGACCTGTACGGCCTGGATCGCGACGCGCACGAGGACATCGACGGCATCCGGACCACCCGCCACGCCGTCACGGATCTGATCGCCCGCGAAGCCGAGCGCGGCATTCCCCAGGAACGCATTGTCCTGGCGGGGTTTTCCCAAGGCTGCGCCATGGCCCTGTACACCGGCCTGCGGCTGGAACACCGCCTGGCCGGCCTGATCGGCCTGTCGGGCTATCTGCCGCTGCGCAACACCCTGGCGGCGGAACTGCATCCCGCCAATGCCGCGACACCGATCTTCATGGCGCACGGCACTGATGACATGGTCGTGCCGCTGGCGTTTGCCGAAACCAGCCGCGACGCGATGACGCGGCTGGGCTGCGCCGTGGAATGGCACACGTATCCGATGCCGCACGGTCTGCATCCCCAGGAACTGGATGATATCCGGATGTTTCTGGTGCGTGTTCTGGGGTAG
- the rpsI gene encoding 30S ribosomal protein S9 — MIGNWNYGTGRRKTSVARVFLKKGTGKIIVNGLPVDEYFARETGRMVVRQPLALTNHLESFDFHVNVHGGGESGQAGAVRHGITRALIEYDETLKSPLKQAGLVTRDAREVERKKVGFHKARRRKQFSKR; from the coding sequence ATGATCGGTAATTGGAATTACGGCACTGGCCGCCGCAAAACTTCGGTGGCGCGAGTGTTCCTGAAAAAGGGCACCGGGAAAATCATCGTCAACGGCCTCCCGGTCGACGAATATTTCGCTCGCGAGACCGGCCGCATGGTCGTGCGCCAGCCGCTGGCCCTGACCAACCACCTGGAATCGTTCGACTTTCACGTCAACGTTCATGGCGGCGGTGAATCCGGCCAGGCCGGCGCGGTGCGTCACGGCATCACGCGTGCCCTGATCGAATACGACGAAACGCTCAAGTCGCCGCTCAAGCAGGCGGGTCTGGTGACCCGCGATGCCCGCGAAGTCGAACGTAAAAAGGTCGGCTTCCACAAGGCCCGTCGTCGGAAGCAGTTCAGCAAGCGCTGA
- the pmbA gene encoding metalloprotease PmbA has product MNEHTDDFLDIPAQQAQFRELVTDTLRRARQAGATDAAAEVSESRGLSVAVRQRTLETIEQTRDRSLAVTVFAGQRRGSASTSDFSADALQRTVEAAWHIARHTAEDPAAGLPDADQLAQHYPDLDLHHPWAIDVAGAARLAIQAERAALATSPGITNTEGASLDTMEGHFVLGNSRGFLGGYPYSRHSLSVAPIAGRGDGMERDFWYTSARRAQDLAAPALVGRYAAERALSRLNARVVKTGHFPVLFEAPLAVGLLGALVQATSGGALYRKASFLLDSLGKSVLADHLDVIENPYVPGAQGSSPFDAEGVRPQARQVVDRGVLNGYFLSTYTARKLGMATTGNAGGAHNLSLRSRLTNPADDLDAMLRKMDTGLLVTELIGQGVNYVTGDYSRGAFGYWVQGGKIRHPVHEITIAGNLADMFRQIVAVGADVHARGAKSIGSVLIERMAVAGQ; this is encoded by the coding sequence ATGAACGAACACACCGATGATTTCCTGGATATTCCAGCCCAGCAGGCCCAGTTCCGTGAATTGGTGACCGATACTCTGCGACGTGCGCGCCAGGCGGGCGCCACGGACGCGGCCGCCGAGGTCTCCGAAAGCCGGGGGCTGTCGGTCGCCGTGCGCCAACGGACGCTGGAAACCATCGAGCAGACACGCGACCGATCGCTGGCTGTCACAGTGTTCGCCGGTCAGCGACGGGGCTCGGCGTCGACGTCCGACTTCTCCGCGGATGCCCTTCAGCGCACGGTGGAAGCAGCCTGGCACATCGCCCGGCACACGGCCGAAGATCCCGCTGCCGGCCTGCCGGATGCCGATCAGCTGGCACAGCATTATCCGGATCTGGACCTGCATCATCCGTGGGCGATCGACGTGGCGGGCGCGGCGCGCCTGGCTATCCAGGCGGAACGCGCCGCATTGGCGACCAGCCCTGGCATCACCAACACCGAAGGTGCGTCGCTGGACACCATGGAAGGCCATTTCGTCCTGGGCAATTCGCGCGGCTTCCTGGGGGGCTATCCCTATTCGCGCCATAGCCTGTCGGTCGCGCCCATCGCTGGTCGCGGAGACGGCATGGAGCGCGACTTCTGGTATACCTCGGCGCGGCGCGCCCAGGATCTGGCGGCGCCCGCCCTGGTGGGCCGCTATGCCGCAGAACGGGCCTTGTCCCGATTGAACGCCAGGGTCGTGAAGACGGGCCACTTTCCGGTCCTGTTCGAGGCACCCCTGGCCGTCGGCCTGCTGGGGGCGCTGGTGCAGGCGACCAGCGGCGGCGCGCTGTATCGCAAGGCCAGTTTCCTGCTGGATTCCCTGGGCAAATCCGTCCTGGCGGATCACCTGGACGTCATCGAAAATCCATATGTTCCGGGTGCTCAGGGCAGTTCGCCTTTTGATGCCGAAGGGGTACGGCCGCAGGCGCGCCAGGTGGTGGATCGCGGAGTATTGAACGGGTATTTCCTGTCCACCTACACCGCCCGCAAGCTGGGCATGGCCACGACGGGCAATGCGGGGGGGGCGCATAACCTCAGCTTGCGGTCACGGCTGACGAATCCGGCTGATGACCTGGACGCCATGCTGCGCAAAATGGACACCGGGTTGCTGGTCACCGAACTGATCGGCCAGGGCGTGAATTACGTGACGGGAGATTATTCGCGCGGGGCTTTTGGTTATTGGGTCCAGGGCGGCAAGATCCGCCATCCGGTGCACGAAATCACGATCGCCGGCAATCTGGCCGACATGTTCCGTCAGATCGTTGCCGTGGGGGCTGATGTGCATGCGCGTGGGGCAAAATCCATCGGCTCGGTGTTGATCGAACGGATGGCGGTGGCTGGCCAGTAG
- the argC gene encoding N-acetyl-gamma-glutamyl-phosphate reductase: MTTASRIKAGIVGGTGYTGVELLRLLSQHPNVQLHAITSRKESGMPVADMFPNLRGHVDLCFQTPEDAALDQCDVVFFATPHGVAMEQAPGLLEHGVRVIDLAADFRLQDVDAFQRWYKMPHSCPAVLRDAVYGLPELDRERIRQARVVGNPGCYPTTVLLGMAPLLQAGRPLVDIAHVIADSKSGVSGAGRKTQVGSLFSEAADNFAAYGVAGHRHHPEISECLTRIAGTPVGVTFVPHLVPMIRGMFSTLYLRILPEAMDTDFQALYQQRYADEPFVDVMPPGSLPQTRSVRASNMLRIAVHRPADGDTLVVLVVQDNLVKGAAGQAVQNMNLMFGFAETTGLQQVAVLP; this comes from the coding sequence ATGACCACAGCTTCACGCATCAAGGCCGGCATCGTCGGCGGGACCGGATACACCGGAGTCGAACTGTTGCGCCTGCTGTCGCAGCACCCGAACGTCCAGCTGCACGCCATCACATCCCGAAAGGAATCGGGGATGCCGGTGGCCGATATGTTCCCGAATCTGCGTGGTCATGTGGACCTGTGCTTCCAGACCCCCGAGGACGCCGCGCTGGACCAGTGCGATGTGGTGTTTTTCGCAACGCCCCATGGCGTGGCCATGGAACAGGCGCCCGGGTTGCTGGAACATGGTGTGCGGGTGATCGATCTGGCGGCGGACTTCCGGTTGCAGGATGTCGATGCTTTCCAGCGCTGGTACAAGATGCCGCACAGCTGTCCGGCGGTCCTGCGCGACGCCGTTTATGGGCTGCCCGAGCTGGATCGCGAGCGTATCCGGCAGGCCCGCGTGGTCGGCAACCCGGGGTGCTATCCGACCACGGTCCTGCTGGGCATGGCCCCGTTGCTGCAGGCCGGACGGCCGCTGGTGGATATCGCCCACGTCATTGCCGATTCGAAATCCGGGGTCTCCGGCGCGGGCCGCAAGACTCAGGTCGGGTCCCTGTTTTCCGAGGCGGCCGACAATTTCGCCGCCTACGGGGTCGCCGGCCATCGCCACCATCCCGAAATTTCCGAATGCCTGACCCGCATCGCGGGCACGCCCGTGGGTGTGACATTCGTACCCCATCTCGTGCCCATGATCCGGGGGATGTTCTCGACCTTGTATCTGCGTATTCTGCCCGAGGCCATGGACACCGATTTTCAGGCTCTGTATCAGCAGCGCTACGCCGACGAGCCGTTCGTCGATGTGATGCCGCCCGGCAGCCTGCCGCAGACGCGCTCCGTGCGGGCATCGAACATGCTGCGCATCGCCGTGCATCGTCCCGCGGATGGCGATACCCTGGTCGTGCTGGTGGTACAGGACAATCTGGTGAAGGGCGCCGCCGGCCAGGCGGTTCAGAACATGAACCTGATGTTCGGTTTTGCGGAAACCACCGGCTTGCAGCAGGTGGCGGTTCTGCCCTGA
- a CDS encoding DUF6776 family protein, which translates to MAQHPSRPGGFSRWLVHKLTLGLVLVLVFVAGAVVMHLGMHAGDHDRIQALQAQVGAQQAELTQAQAAARSDAEVQAGTQRVLQDKIAELQQQLGHVRDQLAFYEQLIPPGPAGAVAVRAFDVQADGDFLRYRVLLTRNAAAGAESFKGRMRFVAQGSLLGKTVKMDLTPPVAAGDAGAATATGDPLALVFDQFQRSTGVLQVPAGLQIQSVRLEVLEGDTVRATQDAALNRAASSAQEPYHDRH; encoded by the coding sequence ATGGCACAGCACCCTTCACGTCCGGGTGGATTCAGTCGCTGGCTTGTCCACAAGCTGACGCTGGGTCTGGTGTTGGTGCTGGTCTTCGTGGCCGGCGCGGTCGTCATGCATCTGGGGATGCATGCGGGTGATCATGACCGCATCCAGGCGCTGCAGGCCCAGGTCGGCGCGCAGCAAGCCGAACTGACCCAGGCTCAGGCGGCCGCGCGCAGCGATGCGGAAGTGCAGGCAGGCACACAGCGCGTGCTTCAGGACAAGATCGCGGAACTGCAGCAGCAGCTGGGGCATGTCCGCGATCAGCTCGCTTTCTACGAACAGCTGATTCCGCCGGGGCCGGCCGGCGCCGTGGCGGTACGCGCCTTCGACGTCCAGGCGGACGGTGATTTCCTGCGCTACCGGGTGCTGCTGACGCGAAATGCCGCGGCTGGTGCGGAATCCTTCAAAGGCCGCATGCGCTTTGTGGCTCAGGGCAGCCTGCTGGGCAAAACCGTTAAAATGGACCTGACCCCGCCGGTTGCGGCCGGTGATGCCGGGGCGGCAACCGCAACCGGCGATCCGCTCGCCCTGGTCTTTGATCAGTTTCAGCGCAGCACGGGGGTTTTGCAGGTGCCCGCGGGTTTGCAGATTCAGTCCGTGCGCCTTGAAGTCCTGGAAGGCGACACCGTTCGCGCCACCCAGGATGCTGCCTTGAATCGCGCGGCCTCGTCCGCGCAGGAGCCTTACCATGATCGCCATTGA
- the yjgA gene encoding ribosome biogenesis factor YjgA gives MEDRLPEDSSDLDQRPSKSQVKRDLHALLDLGRELIALPSARLAQLPLEESLREAIALAQRIHANEGRRRQTHYVGKLLRRADAQALRRQLDEWSNGSRDQTRAMHRLEALRDRLLDSDEALTQLLESFPQLDIQALRAQIRAARKEARDNTALPEGREPGRKHYRALFQTLKQLEFKDDTDGHAGND, from the coding sequence ATGGAAGATCGCCTGCCGGAGGATAGCTCCGACCTGGATCAACGGCCCAGCAAGTCCCAGGTCAAACGCGACCTGCACGCCCTGCTGGACCTGGGGCGCGAGCTGATCGCCCTGCCTTCCGCCCGATTAGCCCAGCTGCCACTGGAAGAATCGCTACGCGAAGCCATCGCCCTGGCCCAGCGCATCCACGCCAACGAAGGCCGCCGCCGGCAAACTCATTATGTCGGCAAGCTCCTGCGCCGCGCGGACGCCCAGGCGCTGCGCCGCCAGCTGGATGAGTGGTCCAACGGATCCCGGGACCAGACGCGGGCCATGCATCGGCTGGAAGCCCTGCGCGACCGCCTACTCGACAGCGACGAGGCACTGACCCAACTGCTGGAATCCTTCCCGCAACTGGACATCCAGGCGCTGCGTGCGCAGATTCGCGCCGCCCGCAAGGAAGCCCGCGACAACACGGCGCTCCCCGAGGGGCGCGAACCGGGCCGCAAACACTACCGCGCCCTGTTCCAGACACTGAAACAACTCGAGTTCAAGGACGACACGGACGGCCATGCTGGAAACGATTGA